The Candoia aspera isolate rCanAsp1 chromosome 6, rCanAsp1.hap2, whole genome shotgun sequence genome has a segment encoding these proteins:
- the C6H10orf143 gene encoding uncharacterized protein C10orf143 homolog, with amino-acid sequence MNLLEERRRRGWPEEFCAPEPESKRVCRNLKTVPQAINPCHPLSNCFMDYWAMKQNLKQNDPTELFSPQITKEKPNYMVFTDNEAKATAQPCPRCIAGEPGHFGHMMGL; translated from the exons ATGAACTTGCTggaggagcggcggcggcgagggTGGCCGGAGGAGTTCTGCGCCCCTGAGCCCGAGAGC aaacgAGTGTGCAGAAATTTGAAGACTGTTCCACAGGCAATCAATCCTTGCCACCCACTAAGCAACTGTTTTATGGATTACTGGGCTATGAAGCAGAATCTCAAGCAGAATGATCCCACTGAATTGTTCAGTCCTCAGATTACAAAAGAGAAGCCAAATTATATG GTATTTACGGATAATGAAGCCAAAGCTACTGCCCAGCCATGTCCAAGATGTATTGCTGGTGAACCT